The Fusarium keratoplasticum isolate Fu6.1 chromosome 8, whole genome shotgun sequence genome includes a region encoding these proteins:
- a CDS encoding AP-1 complex subunit mu-1, producing the protein MASALFFLDLKGKTLLARNYRGDIPMSAVEKFPVLLSEAEEDSSAVPPCFSHEGINYLYIRHNNLYLLALTKRNTNAAEILLFLHKVVEVFTEYFKALEEESIRDNFVIIYELLDEMMDFGYPQTTESKILQEYITQESHKLEIQARPPIAVTNAVSWRSEGIRYRKNEVFLDVVESLNLLVSANGNVLRSEILGAIKMKCYLSGMPELRLGLNDKVMFETTGRATRGKAIEMEDVKFHQCVRLSRFENDRTISFIPPDGEFELMSYRLNTQVKPLIWVECVVESHSGSRIEYMLKARAQFKRRSTANNVEIVVPVPDDADSPRFRTNIGSVHYAPEQSAIVWKIKQFGGGKEFLMRAELGLPSVRGDDEQGGGMMGGFGGSMGGVGVGKGAKRPIQVKFEIPYFTTSGIQVRYLKITEPKLQYPSLPWVRYITQSGDIAVRLPDAV; encoded by the exons atggcgtccGCATTATTCTTCCTCGACCTGAAGGGCAAG ACCCTTCTCGCCCGCAACTACAGAGGTGACATTCCCATGTCGGCCGTCGAAAAGTTCCCCGTCCTCCTCTCagaagctgaggaggacTCGTCCGCCGTCCCGCCATGCTTCTCCCACGAGGGCATCAAC TACCTCTACATCCGCCACAACAACCTCtacctcctcgccctcacaAAACGAAACACAAACGCCGCCGAGATCCTCCTATTCCTCCacaaggtcgtcgaggtcttTACCGAGTACTTCAAGGCTCTAGAAGAAGAGTCGATCCGCGATAACTTTGTCATCATCTACGAGCTcctggatgagatgatggacttTGGCTACCCCCAGACCACAGAGTCCAAGATCCTCCAGGAGTACATTACCCAAGAGTCCCACAAGCTCGAGATCCAGGCCCGCCCGCCCATCGCCGTCACAAACGCCGTGTCATGGCGTTCCGAGGGTATCCGCTACCGCAAGAACGAGGTCTTcctcgacgtcgtcgagTCCCTCAACCTTCTCGTTTCCGCAAACGGCAACGTGCTCCGTTCCGAGATTCTTGGCGCCATCAAGATGAAGTGCTACCTAAGTGGTATGCCCGAGCTACGTCTGGGcctcaacgacaaggtcatgTTTGAAACAACGGGTCGGGCCACCCGCGGCAAGGCtatcgagatggaggacgTCAAGTTCCACCAGTGTGTGCGTCTGTCGCGTTTCGAGAATGACCGaaccatctccttcatccctCCGGACGGCGAATTCGAGCTCATGTCTTACCGCCTCAACACGCAGGTTAAGCCCCTGATCTGGGTGGAGTGTGTGGTCGAGTCTCACTCGGGCTCCCGTATCGAGTAcatgctcaaggcccgcGCCCAGTTCAAGCGCCGCAGTACCGCCAACAACGTCGAGATTGTCGTCCCCGTCCCCGACGACGCCGATAGCCCCCGTTTCCGTACCAACATTGGATCCGTCCACTATGCGCCCGAGCAGAGCGCCATTGTCTGGAAGATCAAGCAGTTCGGTGGTGGCAAGGAGTTCCTCATGCGCGCCGAGCTGGGCCTGCCAAGCGTGAGGGGTGATGACGAGCAGGGAGGTGGCATGATGGGTGGTTTCGGTGGAAGCATGGGTGGTGTTGGAGTCGGCAAGGGTGCAAAGCGACCTATCCAGGTCAAGTTTGAGATTCCTTACTTCACCACCAGTGGAATCCAAGTGCGGTATCTCAAGATTACCGAGCCCAAG TTGCAATATCCCTCTCTCCCATGGGTGCGATACATCACCCAATCTGGAGATATTGCTGTGCGACTTCCCGATGCCGTCTGA